From a region of the Desulfuromonas sp. KJ2020 genome:
- the queC gene encoding 7-cyano-7-deazaguanine synthase QueC — MKKKAVVLYSGGLDSTTCLAIARAEGFAPYAISFAYGQRHSVELSKAMKYAKEAGAEDHHLVEFDLRRIGGSALTADMEVPKEGVEEGSIPVTYVPARNTIFLSFALGWAEVLGAFDIYIGVNSLDYSGYPDCRPEYIAAFETLANLATREGVEGRGRYRIHAPLMTLTKGEIIRRGLELGVDYGLTHSCYDPTPEGLSCGACDSCRLRLKGFAEVGVKDPIDYVRQQG; from the coding sequence ATGAAAAAGAAAGCCGTGGTTCTTTACAGCGGGGGGCTGGATTCCACCACCTGCCTGGCGATTGCCCGGGCGGAAGGGTTCGCTCCCTACGCCATCAGCTTTGCCTATGGCCAGCGACATAGCGTCGAGTTGAGCAAAGCCATGAAATACGCCAAAGAGGCCGGGGCTGAAGACCATCATCTGGTCGAGTTCGATCTGCGCCGCATTGGCGGCAGCGCCCTTACGGCCGATATGGAGGTGCCCAAGGAAGGGGTGGAGGAGGGGAGCATTCCCGTCACCTATGTGCCAGCGCGCAACACCATCTTTCTCTCCTTTGCCCTGGGGTGGGCCGAAGTTCTCGGCGCCTTCGACATCTACATCGGTGTCAACTCCCTCGATTATTCGGGTTATCCCGACTGCCGCCCGGAATATATCGCCGCTTTTGAGACCCTGGCCAATCTCGCTACCCGGGAAGGCGTGGAGGGGCGGGGCCGTTACCGGATTCACGCCCCGCTGATGACCCTGACCAAGGGGGAAATCATTCGGCGCGGCCTGGAACTGGGCGTTGACTACGGGCTGACCCACTCCTGCTATGATCCCACGCCGGAGGGCCTCTCCTGCGGCGCCTGCGACTCCTGCCGGCTGCGCCTGAAGGGGTTTGCCGAAGTCGGGGTAAAAGACCCCATCGACTACGTCCGCCAGCAAGGATGA
- a CDS encoding TonB C-terminal domain-containing protein, whose amino-acid sequence MKTVKQTAPSGPRSTPASGLGRMLVFSLAAHLAVVLSFTVGLIPLRQTPPREVYHVDLVNLPVKDPQAGRPDARPTETTKPAAPQPAPPPAQPKPAPPAPKVEAKPAPKPAPKPAPKPAVPVKPAAKPAEKKAAAPAAQSDPLQAIEEMRRRQELEELKQKLARLSQSDTRSPSTSQAPVGMPTGKGTEAGVSYDAWIHDYLKAAWSLSKYQVGRLDLEAKVRLQFDARGNLRNYEFTKESGDSRFDDSVRRAILQLKELPNEPGRPLDLNVTFNLKDLLE is encoded by the coding sequence ATGAAGACAGTCAAGCAGACAGCTCCGAGCGGGCCTCGATCCACGCCGGCTTCCGGCCTGGGACGCATGCTGGTCTTCTCGCTGGCGGCCCACCTGGCCGTGGTCCTGTCCTTTACCGTCGGCCTCATTCCCCTGCGGCAGACGCCGCCACGGGAAGTCTATCATGTCGACCTGGTGAATCTGCCGGTGAAAGACCCGCAAGCCGGACGGCCCGACGCCCGGCCGACGGAAACCACAAAACCGGCGGCGCCCCAGCCGGCCCCACCGCCGGCTCAGCCCAAGCCGGCGCCGCCCGCCCCCAAGGTCGAAGCGAAACCTGCGCCTAAACCCGCTCCCAAGCCAGCCCCGAAACCGGCAGTTCCTGTCAAGCCGGCGGCAAAGCCAGCCGAGAAAAAGGCCGCCGCCCCGGCGGCGCAGTCAGACCCCCTGCAGGCTATCGAGGAGATGCGGCGGCGGCAGGAGCTGGAAGAGCTGAAACAGAAGCTGGCCCGGCTGAGCCAGAGCGACACCCGCAGCCCGTCGACCAGCCAGGCCCCCGTAGGTATGCCCACCGGTAAGGGGACCGAAGCAGGGGTCTCCTATGACGCCTGGATTCACGATTACCTCAAAGCGGCCTGGAGTCTGTCCAAATACCAGGTGGGGCGTCTTGATCTCGAGGCGAAGGTGCGTCTGCAGTTCGACGCCCGCGGGAATCTGCGTAATTACGAGTTCACCAAGGAATCGGGGGACAGCCGTTTTGACGACTCGGTCCGTCGGGCCATCCTGCAGCTTAAGGAGTTACCGAATGAACCAGGGCGCCCCCTCGACCTGAACGTGACATTCAACCTCAAAGATCTGCTGGAGTAA
- a CDS encoding cytochrome C has translation MKIKRHLLLLLLVALTASGCNMFRSWKSIPPPGGCSECHTTEISADWQVAYQPVMLNDETDRFSWQTPESMERPKDSPLDQKKITEQRCFRCHKGPNKAHTEYKGRYHH, from the coding sequence ATGAAAATAAAGAGACATCTTCTGCTTCTGCTCCTGGTGGCGCTGACTGCCAGCGGCTGCAACATGTTCCGCTCCTGGAAATCCATTCCGCCACCGGGCGGCTGTTCCGAGTGCCACACGACCGAGATCTCGGCGGACTGGCAGGTCGCCTATCAGCCGGTCATGCTCAATGATGAGACGGATCGCTTTTCATGGCAGACGCCGGAATCGATGGAGCGTCCGAAAGATTCCCCCCTCGATCAGAAAAAGATCACCGAGCAGCGCTGTTTCCGGTGTCACAAGGGACCCAACAAAGCCCATACGGAATATAAAGGGCGCTATCACCACTAG
- the tolQ gene encoding protein TolQ produces MDLILNAGPVVKLVMLILAYFSIVSWAIIFFKFREIHRATKDSSGFLDFFWSKKRLDVIGQGLKDFRHSPLTVLFREAYQELLKDQRRRDPDEEPAFSADLGRAESVARALRRATTQETQRLEKFLTFLATTGSTAPFIGLFGTVWGIMDSFRGIGQTGSASLAVVAPGISEALVATAIGLVAAIPAVVGYNHFVNKVNVLTGEMDNFSQEFLNIVERMGRRG; encoded by the coding sequence TTGGATCTCATCCTGAACGCCGGACCGGTCGTCAAACTGGTCATGTTAATACTGGCCTATTTTTCTATCGTCAGTTGGGCCATCATTTTTTTCAAGTTTCGTGAAATCCATCGGGCCACTAAGGATTCCTCAGGTTTTCTCGATTTTTTCTGGAGCAAGAAACGTCTGGACGTCATCGGTCAGGGACTCAAGGATTTCCGCCATTCCCCCCTGACCGTCCTCTTCCGCGAAGCCTATCAGGAGCTGCTCAAAGATCAGCGCCGCCGGGATCCCGACGAAGAGCCGGCCTTCTCCGCCGACCTCGGGCGGGCTGAGAGTGTGGCCCGCGCCCTGCGTAGGGCCACCACCCAGGAGACGCAGCGCCTGGAAAAGTTCCTCACCTTTCTGGCCACCACCGGTTCGACGGCCCCTTTTATCGGCCTGTTCGGCACCGTCTGGGGCATCATGGATTCCTTCCGTGGCATCGGTCAGACCGGCAGCGCCTCCTTGGCCGTCGTCGCGCCGGGGATATCCGAAGCCCTGGTGGCCACGGCCATCGGCCTGGTGGCGGCCATCCCCGCCGTGGTGGGCTACAACCATTTTGTCAACAAAGTCAATGTGCTCACGGGCGAGATGGATAATTTCAGTCAGGAATTCCTCAACATCGTCGAGCGCATGGGACGGAGAGGCTGA
- the tolR gene encoding protein TolR, with translation MEVGRRDSSSRRALSQINVTPFVDVMLVLLIIFMVTAPMMDQGVEVNLPEVAEAPTLEAANEPLILTVDKKGVISIGRSRVDNADKLVPVLEQMLSTRKEKEVFLQADRDVPYGKVVQVLAAVRKAGVSKMGMVSQPPEP, from the coding sequence ATGGAAGTCGGTCGGCGTGACAGCAGCAGTCGCAGAGCCCTGTCCCAGATCAACGTCACCCCCTTTGTCGATGTCATGCTGGTGCTGCTCATCATCTTCATGGTGACGGCGCCGATGATGGATCAGGGCGTCGAGGTCAACCTGCCGGAGGTCGCCGAGGCTCCGACCCTGGAGGCGGCCAACGAGCCGCTCATCCTCACCGTTGACAAGAAGGGCGTCATTTCCATCGGGCGTTCCCGGGTGGACAATGCGGACAAGCTCGTCCCCGTCCTGGAGCAGATGCTCAGCACGCGCAAGGAGAAGGAAGTTTTTCTGCAGGCGGACCGGGATGTCCCCTACGGCAAGGTCGTGCAGGTCCTGGCGGCCGTTCGCAAGGCCGGCGTCAGCAAGATGGGGATGGTGTCGCAGCCCCCGGAGCCCTGA
- a CDS encoding TIGR04282 family arsenosugar biosynthesis glycosyltransferase has product MESVNKEGIPGGAFPLDPLRHHLGIFAKEPISGQVKTRLSPPLTAAEAARFYEVCLQETVERLRQTGVALTLFYAGSEDYFRRTFPDIPLQPQEGNDLGERLDGALRFLFRQGAAGAALVGSDSPDIPLAPVKEAFQLLEEVTALTIPARDGGYVLVGERGHHPGLFRDIPWSTAQVLSETRRRVAELSLNYRELAPWDDVDDLPSLGRLLERSPTSEAACFVRTHLGKYLSLIEGLKSQRG; this is encoded by the coding sequence GTGGAAAGTGTGAATAAGGAAGGCATTCCCGGTGGGGCATTTCCCCTAGACCCCTTGAGGCATCATCTGGGCATATTCGCCAAGGAACCGATTTCGGGCCAGGTAAAGACGCGGCTGAGCCCACCTTTGACCGCGGCGGAGGCCGCTCGATTCTATGAGGTCTGCCTGCAGGAAACGGTAGAGCGCCTGCGCCAAACGGGTGTGGCCCTTACCCTCTTCTATGCTGGTTCTGAAGACTATTTCCGCCGCACTTTTCCCGATATTCCGCTCCAACCCCAAGAAGGAAACGACCTCGGCGAGCGCCTGGACGGAGCTCTGCGCTTCCTGTTCAGGCAGGGGGCGGCCGGAGCCGCTCTGGTCGGTTCGGACAGCCCGGATATTCCACTGGCCCCGGTGAAGGAGGCGTTTCAGCTCCTGGAGGAAGTGACTGCCCTCACCATTCCCGCCCGGGATGGCGGCTATGTCCTCGTGGGCGAGCGGGGCCATCATCCCGGCCTCTTCCGGGATATTCCCTGGAGTACGGCCCAGGTCCTGTCGGAAACGCGGCGCCGGGTCGCTGAATTGAGCCTGAACTATCGGGAGCTGGCCCCTTGGGATGATGTCGATGACCTTCCCTCGCTGGGGCGACTGCTCGAACGTTCTCCCACGAGCGAGGCGGCCTGTTTCGTGCGAACTCATCTGGGGAAATATCTGAGTTTAATTGAAGGGTTAAAAAGTCAAAGGGGTTGA
- a CDS encoding penicillin-binding protein 1A — protein MTIRRFFLWLLYGTGGLFLGGILAVAGAYLYVSGSLPKVDTLSDYQPPIVSSVYSEGGETIAEFFKERRIIVPVDLLPQRLIEAFVSAEDSHFFEHQGIDLMSILRAALKNLKAGGIVQGGSTITQQVAKSLLLTPEKKFERKFKEAILAWRMEKKLSKEEILYLYLNQIYLGHGAYGVQAAAENYFDKNVEDLTLAECSLLAGLPQAPSRYSPYRNFDRAKERQKYVLKRMIEEGYITPEEAEAAQSEAITIKPRVNSFIADAAYFTEQVRRYLEETYGKDVLYTAGLKVHTTMNLRMQQAAQTAVRENLRAHDKRRGYRGPQRVLAESEEDSFLSEQAGRFSEHPLKVGDYTEGVLTGSSQDALLVRIGGEEGFVELKSADWAGPIQVVSRDTPATGNQDGSRTKLPKGSLLELRLESRVDGTPRFSLQQTPETQGAIVAMDPHNGYVKAMVGGYDFYQSQFNRVLQAKRLPGSAIKPLIYAAALDKGYTPATIVYDTPIIYKETAESGEETSWRPKNYSEKFYGAVRVRDALTHSYNVITIKILEDIGIRYASNYVSKLGITSPITRDLTLALGSSALTPFELASAYTVLANGGVRVRPTYITKVVDRDGYVLESIDPADFPGGPNEDQRLIQQSPERVISPETAYLITNMMESVVQNGTGFRAKALGRPVAGKTGTTNNLKDAWFVGYVPQLVAVSWVGYDQEKPLGKNETGSRAAAPAWVEFMKQAVTDYPPQDFPVPDAIEFRAIDPKTGLLAVEDSVNVTIEAFAPGTAPTRYALDEKKPSAQDFFKLDLEDLR, from the coding sequence ATGACAATTCGACGCTTTTTCCTTTGGCTTCTCTACGGGACCGGCGGCCTCTTTCTTGGCGGCATCCTGGCTGTGGCCGGAGCCTATCTGTACGTATCGGGCTCTCTGCCCAAAGTGGACACCCTCTCTGATTACCAGCCCCCCATCGTCAGTTCGGTTTATAGTGAGGGCGGTGAAACCATCGCGGAGTTTTTCAAGGAGAGACGCATTATCGTCCCCGTTGACCTCCTGCCGCAACGCCTGATCGAAGCCTTTGTCTCTGCCGAAGACAGCCATTTCTTCGAACATCAGGGCATTGACCTTATGTCCATCCTGCGAGCCGCGCTCAAAAACCTCAAAGCGGGCGGCATCGTTCAAGGGGGCAGTACCATTACCCAACAGGTGGCCAAGAGTCTGCTGCTCACCCCGGAAAAGAAGTTCGAGCGCAAATTCAAAGAGGCGATTCTAGCCTGGCGTATGGAAAAAAAGCTCTCCAAAGAGGAAATCCTCTATCTCTATCTCAACCAGATTTACCTGGGACACGGCGCCTATGGCGTACAGGCGGCGGCGGAAAACTATTTTGACAAAAATGTCGAGGATCTGACCCTGGCTGAGTGCAGCCTGCTGGCGGGTCTGCCGCAGGCTCCCAGCCGCTACTCCCCCTATCGAAACTTCGACCGGGCCAAAGAGCGGCAGAAATATGTTCTCAAGCGTATGATCGAAGAAGGGTATATTACCCCCGAAGAGGCGGAGGCGGCGCAGAGTGAAGCCATCACCATCAAGCCCCGGGTCAACTCTTTTATTGCCGATGCCGCCTACTTTACCGAACAGGTTCGCCGCTACCTGGAGGAGACCTACGGCAAGGATGTTCTCTATACCGCCGGCTTGAAGGTTCATACCACTATGAATCTTCGCATGCAGCAAGCTGCCCAGACCGCCGTGCGGGAAAATCTGCGCGCTCATGACAAGAGAAGAGGCTACCGTGGGCCCCAGCGTGTTCTGGCTGAGAGTGAGGAGGATAGTTTTCTCAGCGAGCAGGCTGGCCGATTTTCCGAACATCCACTCAAAGTCGGCGACTACACCGAAGGTGTTCTGACCGGTTCAAGCCAGGATGCCCTGCTGGTTCGGATCGGCGGCGAAGAAGGCTTTGTTGAGCTCAAATCCGCCGATTGGGCCGGTCCCATACAGGTCGTCAGCCGGGACACACCAGCAACAGGCAATCAAGACGGCTCCCGCACCAAACTTCCCAAGGGCTCTTTGCTTGAACTTCGACTCGAATCCCGTGTGGACGGCACGCCGCGTTTTTCGCTGCAACAGACCCCGGAAACCCAGGGCGCCATCGTAGCCATGGATCCGCATAACGGCTATGTCAAGGCCATGGTCGGCGGCTACGATTTTTACCAGAGCCAGTTCAATCGGGTCCTGCAGGCCAAACGACTGCCCGGTTCGGCTATCAAGCCCCTTATTTATGCCGCCGCGCTGGACAAGGGGTACACTCCGGCCACCATCGTCTACGACACCCCCATCATCTACAAGGAAACAGCCGAATCCGGGGAAGAGACGTCTTGGCGCCCCAAAAATTACAGTGAAAAATTTTACGGTGCCGTCCGTGTCAGGGATGCCTTGACCCATTCCTATAACGTCATCACCATCAAAATCCTCGAGGACATCGGCATTCGCTACGCCAGCAACTACGTGAGCAAGCTCGGCATCACCTCTCCCATCACCCGTGACCTGACGCTGGCCTTGGGATCATCCGCCCTGACCCCCTTTGAACTGGCCAGTGCCTATACCGTTTTGGCCAATGGCGGCGTCAGAGTCCGCCCCACCTACATTACTAAAGTGGTCGACCGTGATGGCTATGTCCTGGAATCCATCGATCCCGCTGATTTTCCTGGTGGGCCTAATGAGGATCAGCGCCTTATTCAGCAGTCCCCCGAACGGGTTATTTCTCCCGAAACGGCTTACCTGATTACCAACATGATGGAAAGTGTGGTCCAAAACGGCACCGGTTTCCGGGCCAAAGCGCTGGGCCGTCCGGTCGCCGGCAAAACCGGCACGACCAACAACCTTAAAGATGCCTGGTTTGTCGGCTATGTCCCCCAACTGGTTGCCGTCTCTTGGGTTGGCTACGACCAGGAAAAGCCACTGGGCAAGAATGAGACCGGCTCCCGCGCTGCGGCTCCTGCCTGGGTTGAATTCATGAAGCAGGCGGTGACGGACTATCCACCACAAGACTTTCCCGTTCCCGACGCGATTGAATTCCGGGCTATCGACCCTAAAACAGGTTTGCTGGCCGTCGAAGACAGCGTCAATGTTACCATCGAGGCCTTTGCGCCCGGCACAGCCCCGACACGCTACGCACTCGACGAAAAGAAACCCTCCGCCCAGGATTTCTTCAAGCTGGACCTCGAGGACCTCCGCTAA
- the folE2 gene encoding GTP cyclohydrolase FolE2, translated as MPDMQKERDTRNIAIDKVGVKDIRYPIVVLDKSRESQHTVARINMYVDLPHHFKGTHMSRFVEILNQYRGEISIESLDTILQDMKDRLDASCAHMELEFPYFIEKEAPASGAKGLMEYQCQMIGTLGHEADFILGATVPVTSLCPCSREISARGAHNQRSAIHVQIRYRGHVWLEDLIAWVEACGSAPVYALLKREDEKAVTEQAYDNPMFVEDIVRAVTQKLKAVDEILWFRVECENFESIHNHSAYALVEWTR; from the coding sequence ATGCCAGACATGCAGAAGGAGAGAGACACGCGCAACATTGCCATCGACAAGGTGGGGGTGAAGGATATCCGCTATCCTATCGTGGTGCTGGATAAAAGCCGCGAAAGCCAGCATACCGTGGCGCGGATCAACATGTATGTCGACCTGCCGCATCACTTCAAGGGAACCCACATGAGCCGTTTTGTGGAGATTCTCAACCAGTATCGCGGTGAGATCAGTATCGAGAGTCTCGACACCATTCTGCAGGACATGAAGGATCGCCTCGACGCCTCCTGCGCCCACATGGAACTGGAATTTCCCTATTTCATCGAAAAGGAGGCCCCGGCCTCCGGCGCCAAAGGGTTGATGGAATATCAGTGCCAGATGATCGGCACCCTCGGCCATGAGGCCGACTTTATTCTCGGCGCCACCGTGCCGGTTACCTCTCTCTGTCCCTGCTCCCGTGAGATCAGTGCCCGTGGCGCTCACAACCAGCGCAGCGCTATCCATGTGCAGATCCGCTACCGGGGCCATGTCTGGCTGGAAGACCTTATTGCCTGGGTGGAGGCCTGCGGCAGCGCGCCTGTCTACGCCCTGCTCAAGCGCGAAGACGAAAAGGCCGTCACCGAGCAGGCCTATGACAACCCCATGTTTGTCGAGGACATCGTGCGGGCCGTCACCCAAAAGCTCAAGGCGGTCGACGAGATTCTCTGGTTCCGGGTCGAATGCGAAAACTTTGAGTCGATCCACAATCATTCCGCCTATGCCCTCGTCGAGTGGACCCGCTGA
- the pal gene encoding peptidoglycan-associated lipoprotein Pal translates to MNVRQFGKGIFLGILVALLATGCAKKPAPSDTLESDQAGFTQETVPSDGGGFQEQSFDEQAFTESPGLVDADVITGLERVFFEFDQYTLNEQSREVLANNAQYLKNNPGVKVVIEGHCDERGSDEYNLALGERRAAAAKNYVVSLGVAEDRMTIISYGEEIPLDPRTSEEAWAKNRRAEFKAVR, encoded by the coding sequence ATGAACGTACGTCAGTTTGGAAAAGGGATTTTTCTGGGGATATTGGTAGCGCTGCTGGCGACCGGCTGCGCCAAAAAACCGGCTCCGAGTGACACTTTGGAGTCGGATCAGGCAGGCTTCACCCAGGAGACCGTTCCGTCCGATGGCGGCGGCTTCCAGGAGCAGTCTTTCGACGAACAGGCCTTTACTGAGTCACCCGGGCTGGTCGACGCCGACGTGATCACTGGCCTTGAGCGGGTCTTCTTTGAGTTCGACCAATACACGCTGAACGAGCAGTCCCGGGAAGTGCTGGCCAACAACGCCCAGTACCTGAAAAACAACCCTGGCGTCAAAGTGGTCATTGAGGGGCACTGCGACGAGCGAGGTTCCGACGAGTACAACCTGGCTTTGGGTGAGCGCCGGGCGGCCGCGGCCAAAAACTATGTCGTTTCTCTCGGCGTGGCAGAAGATCGCATGACGATCATCTCCTATGGCGAGGAAATTCCTCTTGACCCCCGTACCTCAGAAGAGGCCTGGGCCAAGAACCGGCGAGCTGAATTCAAGGCCGTTCGCTGA
- the pyk gene encoding pyruvate kinase, whose protein sequence is MFRRTKIVATVGPSCETEEGLLALMEAGADVFRLNFSHGGHAEKAVIIKRIRKLSKRRQRAVAILGDLQGPKIRTGLLQGGAIELISGREVVLTTRSVEGADGVIPTEYQGLPGDVAAGDRILLDDGLLELAVLQKDETDVRCRVVVGGTLKNRKGINLPGVAVSTPALTGKDREDLAFCLREGVDYLALSFVRKASDVLDLKDLLYRDKVTLPIIAKIEKPEAVADFDAILEAADGIMVARGDLGVEMSPEKVPLIQKQIIRKCNQAGKPVITATQMLESMVSNPRPTRAETSDVANAILDGTDAIMLSAETASGRYPVEAVALMVRVAKDVEGDPELKDQVFHPLDEILGYRRLPEAIGQAAVRVAETIGAGAILAFTQTGSTAALVAKYRPNLPIYAVTPSPQVRRRLALYAGVRSIRVDIEGDTEAQIRSVEQAVLTSGVMQVGDVVVITMGSPVSAPGTTNLLKVHRLGTGPFYEVH, encoded by the coding sequence ATGTTTCGCCGAACCAAGATCGTCGCAACGGTAGGACCTTCCTGCGAGACGGAAGAAGGTCTTTTGGCGCTGATGGAAGCGGGGGCTGATGTGTTCCGCTTGAATTTTTCCCACGGCGGACATGCCGAAAAGGCCGTCATTATCAAGAGAATCCGCAAACTGTCCAAACGCCGGCAGCGGGCCGTGGCTATCCTAGGAGACCTGCAGGGACCGAAAATCCGCACCGGTCTGCTTCAGGGCGGTGCCATAGAGCTGATCTCCGGCCGCGAAGTCGTGCTGACCACGCGAAGCGTCGAGGGTGCCGACGGCGTTATCCCAACGGAATACCAGGGCCTGCCCGGGGATGTGGCGGCCGGTGACCGCATCCTGTTGGACGATGGCTTGCTTGAGCTGGCCGTGCTGCAGAAAGACGAAACCGATGTGCGCTGCCGCGTGGTCGTGGGCGGCACCCTCAAGAATCGCAAGGGCATCAATCTGCCGGGTGTGGCGGTTTCGACGCCGGCTTTGACGGGAAAAGACCGGGAGGATCTGGCCTTCTGCCTTCGCGAAGGGGTCGACTATCTGGCCCTCTCCTTTGTGCGCAAGGCCAGTGATGTGCTGGACCTCAAAGACCTGCTGTACCGGGACAAGGTGACGCTGCCCATTATCGCCAAAATCGAGAAACCCGAGGCGGTCGCCGACTTTGATGCGATTCTGGAGGCGGCCGACGGCATCATGGTGGCCCGGGGGGATCTCGGCGTAGAGATGAGTCCCGAAAAAGTGCCTCTCATCCAGAAGCAGATCATCCGCAAGTGCAACCAGGCCGGCAAGCCGGTCATCACCGCCACCCAGATGCTGGAGAGCATGGTCAGCAACCCCCGCCCGACCCGGGCAGAGACTTCCGATGTGGCCAATGCCATTCTTGATGGCACCGACGCCATCATGCTGTCGGCAGAGACCGCCTCCGGTCGCTATCCTGTCGAGGCCGTCGCTCTCATGGTCCGGGTCGCCAAGGATGTGGAGGGCGATCCGGAACTGAAGGATCAGGTCTTTCACCCGCTTGACGAAATTCTTGGGTACCGCCGCCTGCCGGAAGCCATCGGCCAGGCTGCCGTTCGTGTGGCCGAGACCATCGGCGCCGGCGCCATTCTCGCGTTTACGCAGACGGGAAGTACCGCCGCCCTGGTCGCCAAGTACCGGCCCAATCTGCCCATTTACGCGGTAACGCCTTCGCCCCAGGTACGTCGTCGTTTGGCCCTCTATGCCGGGGTGCGTTCCATTCGGGTCGACATCGAGGGGGATACGGAAGCTCAGATCCGCTCGGTGGAGCAGGCCGTGCTGACCTCGGGCGTCATGCAGGTGGGCGATGTCGTCGTCATCACCATGGGCAGCCCGGTGTCGGCGCCGGGAACGACCAATCTCCTCAAGGTGCACCGGCTGGGCACGGGGCCCTTCTACGAGGTCCATTAA
- the tolB gene encoding Tol-Pal system beta propeller repeat protein TolB yields MIRTCWLLLLLLLSSSLPAAAQIVISAPGKQAIPLAVTEFLPLPGQSARPEVARELDELLRGDFDLSGLFALLPRESYLSDASRMTLNSAEVNFEQWRLLGAQSLVKGGYAVQGDELVIEARLFDVGSRRMLTGRRYQGKLADLRRMGHTFADQVLKGLTGELGPFNTRIAFVGSHSGHKELYLMDVDGRNVKRITDHRSIVLNPDFSPIGKEILFTSYKGGNPDLYRKEIYSGREARFSYRRGLNISGRYRSDGKEVAATLSRDGNAEIYLLGMNSAIHKRLTNSWGIDVDPTWSPRGDEIAFVSDRLGNPHIFIVDVIKGEVRRLTRDGKYNATPAWSPKGDRLVFSRLEGGVFDIFTIRPDGSDERRLTFGPGSKEHPRWSPDGRFIVYSSDEKGEKAIYIMRADGSGSRQISPSGGESRHPAWSSSW; encoded by the coding sequence ATGATACGTACCTGTTGGCTGCTGCTGTTACTGCTGTTGTCCTCAAGCCTGCCTGCCGCCGCCCAGATCGTCATAAGCGCCCCGGGCAAGCAGGCCATTCCCTTGGCGGTGACCGAATTTCTGCCCTTGCCGGGCCAGAGCGCCCGCCCGGAGGTGGCTCGCGAGCTGGACGAGTTGCTGCGAGGCGATTTTGACCTCTCTGGCCTCTTCGCCCTGCTGCCGCGGGAATCGTACCTCAGCGATGCCTCCCGAATGACCCTGAACAGCGCCGAAGTGAACTTTGAGCAGTGGCGCCTGCTCGGCGCCCAGTCCCTCGTCAAGGGCGGTTATGCCGTGCAGGGGGACGAATTGGTCATCGAGGCCCGGTTGTTCGATGTGGGCAGTCGCCGCATGCTGACCGGGCGGCGCTATCAGGGCAAGCTGGCCGATCTGCGCCGCATGGGGCATACCTTTGCCGATCAGGTGCTCAAAGGACTCACCGGGGAGCTGGGTCCTTTCAATACCCGCATCGCTTTTGTCGGTTCGCACAGCGGTCACAAAGAACTGTATCTGATGGATGTAGACGGTCGCAACGTCAAGCGCATCACCGACCATCGCTCCATCGTCCTCAATCCCGATTTTTCCCCTATCGGCAAGGAAATTCTGTTCACCTCCTACAAGGGTGGCAACCCCGATCTCTACCGTAAGGAGATCTATTCCGGGCGCGAAGCGCGTTTTTCCTATCGGCGGGGTCTGAATATCTCCGGCCGCTATCGGTCAGACGGCAAGGAGGTCGCCGCCACCCTGTCGCGGGACGGCAACGCCGAAATATACCTTCTGGGCATGAACAGCGCCATTCACAAACGACTGACCAACAGCTGGGGAATCGATGTCGACCCCACCTGGAGTCCCCGTGGCGACGAGATCGCCTTCGTCTCCGACCGGCTGGGCAATCCGCATATTTTTATTGTCGATGTCATCAAGGGCGAAGTCAGACGACTGACTCGGGACGGGAAATACAATGCCACCCCGGCCTGGAGCCCCAAGGGGGACCGCCTTGTCTTCAGCCGTCTGGAAGGGGGCGTTTTTGACATCTTCACCATTCGCCCCGATGGCAGCGATGAGCGCCGCCTGACCTTCGGGCCCGGCAGCAAGGAACATCCCCGCTGGAGCCCCGACGGACGATTTATCGTCTATTCCTCCGACGAAAAGGGCGAAAAAGCCATTTACATCATGCGGGCTGACGGCAGCGGCTCCCGTCAGATATCGCCGTCAGGGGGGGAAAGCCGGCATCCGGCCTGGTCCTCTTCCTGGTAA